A window of the Entelurus aequoreus isolate RoL-2023_Sb linkage group LG28, RoL_Eaeq_v1.1, whole genome shotgun sequence genome harbors these coding sequences:
- the LOC133644957 gene encoding uncharacterized protein LOC133644957 isoform X1: protein MSPTLIVKSLTFLRLMWDPNRMDSVLPKCMDSLLSASQVQVLQSLALRIFSTCDLSLPDTSRAESSANKNNSQSHADDMSFMYIRNSKGPNILPWGTSQLTERGRDTMPSPLPPVPSPPSKIASSSMRFHQIRLLIQQYSVVNGVKGLLKVQHDHATVFARVHLMFDVVAQIEKTCVSGVVSSETGLEFVHEFISGKVTIDLFINYFSHCFLNGTENRNRSVVARLQFEKMGVTLAILKYFGTWPCVIDRFIMCVMIGAMVEAEFLRNLEGILSRTVALFGWSTLNFLSTSSAETISKLKSLLNTPGFL, encoded by the coding sequence atgtcacccactttaatagtgaagtcactgactttcttaaggttgatgtgggacccaaacaggatggattccgttttacccaagtgtatggatagtttattgtcagcgagccaggtgcaagttctacagagtttggcactgaggattttctccacctgtgacttgtccttgccggataccagcagggccgagtcatccgcaaacaaaaacaattcacagtcgcatgctgatgacatgtcgtttatgtatattaggaacagtaaaggccctaatatactgccttgggggacttcacagcttactgagaggggtaGGGACACGATGCcgtcacctctaccacctgttccctcccctccaagtaagattgcatccagctccatgaggtttcatcaaatccgattgcttaTCCAGCAGTATAGCGTGgtcaacggtgtcaaaggccttctgaaggtccagcatgaccatgctacagtatttgcccgcgtccacctcatgtttgatgtggtcgctcagatagagaagacatgtgtcagtggagtggttagttctgaaaccggattggaatttgtacatgagtttattagtggcaaggtaactatcgacctgttcataaactatttttcccATTGCTTtctaaatggaactgagaatagaaacaggtcggtagttgccaggctCCAATTTGAAAAAatgggagttactcttgctatcttgaaatattttggtacttggccttgtgtaattgataggtttattatgtgtgtgatgatcggggcaatggtgGAGGCAGAgttcctgaggaatctggaggggatattgtcaaggacagtggccttgtttgggtggagcacgctcaattttttgagcacctcatcagctgagaccatttctaaatTGAAATCGTTGTTGAACACTCCTGGCTTTTTGTag
- the LOC133644957 gene encoding sequestosome-1-like isoform X2, translated as MVARRISLKMVVKAYLLAEDEAVKEIHKFPFVCEEEWDAPTTVYELRQTISMRFFDEEDTAFEMFYRDGEGNLVAISSYEDLMMGVACMKDDLFLVDIKGTVIEDHF; from the exons ATGGTGGCCAGAAGAATAAGCTTGAAGATGGTAGTGAAAGCTTACCTGCTGGCGGAAGACGAGGCGGTGAAGGAGATCCACAAGTTCCcg tTTGTCTGTGAGGAGGAATGGGACGCGCCCACCACCGTCTACGAACTCCGCCAGACAATTTCCATGCGGTTCTTCGATGAAGAGGACACCGCCTTCGAAATGTTCTACAGAG ATGGGGAGGGAAACCTGGTGGCGATCTCCTCGTATGAAGATCTGATGATGGGCGTGGCCTGCATGAAGGACGACTTGTTCCTAGTTGACATCAAAGGTACCGTCATAGAAGACCACTTTTAG
- the LOC133644957 gene encoding sequestosome-1-like isoform X3: MVARRISLKMVVKAYLLAEDEAVKEIHKFPFVCEEEWDAPTTVYELRQTISMRFFDEEDTAFEMFYRDGEGNLVAISSYEDLMMGVACMKDDLFLVDIKVCL; this comes from the exons ATGGTGGCCAGAAGAATAAGCTTGAAGATGGTAGTGAAAGCTTACCTGCTGGCGGAAGACGAGGCGGTGAAGGAGATCCACAAGTTCCcg tTTGTCTGTGAGGAGGAATGGGACGCGCCCACCACCGTCTACGAACTCCGCCAGACAATTTCCATGCGGTTCTTCGATGAAGAGGACACCGCCTTCGAAATGTTCTACAGAG ATGGGGAGGGAAACCTGGTGGCGATCTCCTCGTATGAAGATCTGATGATGGGCGTGGCCTGCATGAAGGACGACTTGTTCCTAGTTGACATCAAAG